The segment TGGCTCGTCCCATTTTTGGCGCCAACTTTCTGCTTCCTTCATTGTTTCCTATTGCCTCCAATTTGAaggcaagaaaaatgattaaaacaTCAACTCCAAGTTTCATATTCGATGCTTCCGAATTTCTTTGCGGACTTCTCTTCAGACTTGGTCTTGTTATAACACGCTCATAAATATAGTTATAACACACTCTATGTCAAAAAGCTCAGTCGATTACCTCAAATGGCACCCAACAGCTTCTCCTATCTTTCTGAATCACAGTATTGTGGAAATTCACATTGGCAAGGACCTCTTAGTACCTGCAGGGTCAAAGCTTATCAGTCCAAACATAATGAACTTGTTTGTAATGGACAAAAGGAATTCTTGTTCCATTTCTAATCTGTTTCTCAAGGAAACCTAGGTCATAAAACCAATTTTCTAGCAAGCTGAGCCTTTTCAGGTTACTATACATGTAAGAAGAGTTCTCACAAAACTTAATGTTATAAGAAAATCCATAATCCAATCCTTGTTTGATGGCAATTGTTAGCAACGAATTAAGCAGAAGCCACAGTTTGTCCAAAGAAATTTGATATGCAGTCATTTAAAACCACAACAAATTGAATTACAATCCATTAGTATCAGAACAAATTGAACAATCACACCTCAATTTTGTCAATCCCGATGCAACATTTTGTTCAATATTCCTTCCAGGTATTTCCCATGGCATTTTTTATCCGGTTTTTAGGTCGTGCACAGGCACACCTACACAAGCACATTTATTTAAGGAACCAACAGTTTAGAAATACAAGCCTCCAAGAACAAGCAAAACAGTTTTACATTTAAATGCAACACAAGAGGCTCTCGGAACAAGAGAAACAAGTAAATTTTTCTCAGAAAAATGCTGCCGTGGTGACTCGGGAAGGTTTCCTTGAATTCAAGATGCCCTTGACTCAAAACCCATGATCTACACTCTTATAAATGTTCATGTCTTTGGAGTGCTCACTAGTACAATACTCATTTTTTAGCACATATTACAACTGAACCCAAGTATCCTATTTATAACACTACACAGTCTCTGTTCATTCTCTAGGTCAGTTACAAGGTATAAAGCTATATATCAATGAGCTGCAcacttaaataaaaagaagtttttATTACCGTTGGAGAAGACTTCCCTTATGGCTGGGAGCAACTTCTTTTGAAATACAGCTACATAATGAGAAAGTTggtcaataaatatttttttaaaattaactcttaTATATAACGGACCAGACCTTGGTTTCATAATTCATTATTGCTAGCTAGCTTTAATGCTGCTTCTTCAACCAAGGGTTTGTTCTTGATCCTCAACACACcccttcaaaaacaattttctcaTTGTAATTCTGAGCCATGATCCAAACTCCGCAAGCTTGTTACTTACTATTGTGTCCCTCAGTGAGTTTACCAGCCACTTTGTTCTTTGTGGCAAATTATTGTAGATCTAACTCTCCTTGTAATACCTACCTGCTCAAACAGGGTTAATGCACTTCCATATCCTTTGCTTTTGCATGAAATGTAAGATTTTCAGCCAAATAAATAGTTGACTTATTGTTATGTGCAATGTAGAGGGATTATCTAACCAACGGATTGATGGAGATCCTTTAAAAGTTGCATTAAACATGTACTTTCCGATGGCACCACTGCTGCTACTCATTCTTTGTGACAGTAGTCGATAAGAAAAATGTTGGTTGTCTCTTCCTACACCAAGAAGCCACTCCTGAATTAAGGTTATATCTCCTTGGTTGAACTTCGAATATCATATAGGCCAATAACATCTCACCTTTTATGTACAGTATATCATGTCATTCCAAtaaaggacttgattgaagcaAGTTGCAGAGTTTCTCTTGGCAAGACTTTGAAAGATAACAAGAAAgttgtggggggggggggggggggggaattaaAAGTCAAAAACTGACTCTTGATTGAAGAAGTGATTTGAATACAAACAATAGAGCTAGCTGTTTAGGAAAAAGATCTAAGCAGAAGCTTTctctaaaattaatcaaattagtgGTATTTTAGCTCAgaaattatgtttattaaatacGCTGGTAGTCATGTGATTAAAATgtgaagttttaaaatattttataacagTTGTCTTTACTAGTTGACATAGAGGTGGGGGAGAAAACAATGTCAAACAGCAAACAGCAGGAATACTATGTCTGGAACTTGAACAAAATTGAGGTTTGAACAAGATGGCAAGGTTTAAGGTTCAAAAAGGTTTCTATAATGAGAAACAAAGGTTTGCTTGTAGAGTGGCCCCAAGTCCTAGTCCTTGTAGGAAAATGATTCACTAGTTTTGTAAGAACAACTTCTAGGTCACCAGGTAACAACTTAACCTccgagaaaatattttaagaagtcAAATCCTAATCAATGACACCTGCCTAATTAAATGaacataatttctttaaaataaacttaatttcaAAAGCTTCTGAGTCAATCTCCTGACTAAAAAGCTACTGCATCAATATCTAACCATAATGCCAAGAACTGCAATTTCTACCTTGAAGCTAGTGGCAAAATTAATCACACAGCAAGCTTTcactaataatatcaaatatttatttaactaCAAGGGCAGATTTTGTTTGTAACCAGCTAAATCTTGCAAGTTGATACTGACCTAGGAATGTGAACATCAGCaaccaaactaaaaaactatTCCTGAATACATAGCCAAGCTTGGTCTCTTCTGCTATGTGCTAAAAAATATGAGTGCTGGATCCTCCATGTGAGAAAAAGACAAGTTAGgtagagagatttttttttctttttggtgtgcTTTTTGTTAGTTATCTTTGTACTGTGCTACTAATATGATATATGAGCATTTGTTTCTAGAAGCTCCACCCTTGTCTTCATTAACACCAACAATGATGCCTCAATCATCTAGGCAACACGCGGCTTACAAAACTATATAGCAAATGGATAAAAGTAGTGACTGTGTTTTGCTTTGGAATATATAAATATGAACTGAATGACTGTTTCCAGCAAAGGTATGTAAAGTTATTCATTGCATGCATATCAAAAGAACATATTTGTTGAAATCAATGCAGTAAAAATAGTAGAACGAGGAGAAACAATAAAGTCACACACCTTACGAAATGTAAATGATACCCTTCTTGCACCCCTTCTGATCACACTCTGATTCACCATGTCAATCTGCAATGCGATTTTTATATAACCTTGTATTTAGGGATGAGGAAATTCAATGCTAGAGCACACAGAGAAAGGGGGCAAGGAGAGAGAAAACTCTATCGCATCAAATAAAGACACAATATCGTATCATTCCAAAGAAAGTTGCAGAGGAAGGATGCTGCTATGCATAACAAAATTGTACTgccatttgaaacaaaaaaaaatgaaactataTGTAAATCAGAACATTCCTATTGATAACAACTGTTATCATTGGTGGATGGTAGCATTAATCCCAAATTCATTGGAAATGGAAATGCTTGAACTTCATAAAGAGCAATTTGCAACAGGGGACTAATTTCCATCCATGATCAACAACATGAGTTACCTTATGGTGTGGAATGTAATGTTGCCAAGCATAGCGTGCTTCCCCAGATAACAGAAGAATGGACCGAGGAGGAAGATAGAGAGACCTCCTTACTAGATTTGAGCAGTTGTCAACATTTTCCACCTTTGTATAAGCACTAGAGGCAGCATCAGGAACCCATGAACCATCCAAGTATCTCCTGAACTCCATGATGCAAGGCCCTGCTAATGAAAGGCTAAAAATCAATCCCTCAAATGCAGAATGGGTGTCTATGTGTGGAGACAAGCCCACCCCAGGTGGGTACTCGTTTACCTGCAAATTATCACtaattatcaaaaattaataaataattatgcaAAGCATAAATTAAATGCAAGTTCCCTAGCCATTGAGCCATACGTACCACTCCACATTCAGTTTAATATGCAGAGTTGCCACCTCTATCACATAAGATAAGATAACATAGCAGGACTCATGCATAAGATTACACAGGATCACAACTAAAATAAATGGTTAGTAGGAAAAGTACTACATACTGTGAGTTGGTCCAAGAGTATGCTTGTAGAACTGTTAAGGCCAGGAAACAACGAAATCCTTTCAAGTACCGAAGAAACAAATGATGGAAGTTTGCCCAAATGCAGTTTTGTATCAACATTCCTTGTCTGTACCAGAACAGGAAAAGATTTGGTGAGTTTTTAGCACTCTCACATTTAATTCATAACCAGGCAGCCACCTTTAGTAACaacaaattatagaaaaaagagtcatgtCTAAGAGATGGACAAGGCATAGCATCCTAGAATTTCCTAAGGTCCTTACAATTCAGATTTACTACTATTGGTATCTTGCTAATATAAAATTCACAGGAAAAGTATTAGCTGGGAGCTATTTAAGAATCACCCATACAAATTAACAAGCACTGACAAATCTTAACATCTTGAGTCTGTTACAGTTGTTTGAACCATAGAAGAACACCTAGGAACTTTATCGAGGCAGATGTGCTTTCCCATGCATGCATATTTCTTTGATCTTTCTTTgcgaaaaatcaataaaatggtTGTTGGGTCAATCAGAACATGCCAATCCT is part of the Populus nigra chromosome 8, ddPopNigr1.1, whole genome shotgun sequence genome and harbors:
- the LOC133701757 gene encoding alkylated DNA repair protein ALKBH8 homolog isoform X2; this translates as MGVPRFTRPKTPATDSPSPYLYVANCGPAVGLSYDTIASVFNTFGEVKGIYAADESGTRVIVSYSEANSAQQALTALNGKSCADLGGRSLHIRYSVIQPNCEAESQQVNEHIPVSLLDSEVNIPGLYLVHDFLSPQEEKELLAAVDERPWISLSKRRVQHYGYEFCYGTRNVDTKLHLGKLPSFVSSVLERISLFPGLNSSTSILLDQLTVNEYPPGVGLSPHIDTHSAFEGLIFSLSLAGPCIMEFRRYLDGSWVPDAASSAYTKVENVDNCSNLVRRSLYLPPRSILLLSGEARYAWQHYIPHHKIDMVNQSVIRRGARRVSFTFRKVCLCTT
- the LOC133701757 gene encoding alkylated DNA repair protein ALKBH8 homolog isoform X1, coding for MGVPRFTRPKTPATDSPSPYLYVANCGPAVGLSYDTIASVFNTFGEVKGIYAADESGTRVIVSYSEANSAQQALTALNGKSCADLGGRSLHIRYSVIQPNCEAESQQVNEHIPVSLLDSEVNIPGLYLVHDFLSPQEEKELLAAVDERPWISLSKRRVQHYGYEFCYGTRNVDTKLHLGKLPSFVSSVLERISLFPGLNSSTSILLDQLTVNEYPPGVGLSPHIDTHSAFEGLIFSLSLAGPCIMEFRRYLDGSWVPDAASSAYTKVENVDNCSNLVRRSLYLPPRSILLLSGEARYAWQHYIPHHKIDMVNQSVIRRGARRVSFTFRKVLRGPCQCEFPQYCDSER